A single Vibrio sp. YMD68 DNA region contains:
- the secA gene encoding preprotein translocase subunit SecA, with protein MITNLMTKVFGSRNDRTLRRLKKIVKEINNYEPTFEALTDEELKAKTVEFRQRLEKGESLDNLLPEAFATVREASKRVYGMRHFDVQLLGGMVLNEGKIAEMRTGEGKTLTATLPAYLNALPGKGVHVVTVNDYLARRDAETNRPLFEFLGMTVGINVPNMPPQEKKESYLADILYGTNNEFGFDYLRDNMAFRDEDRVQRARFFAVVDEVDSILIDEARTPLIISGPAEDSSELYAKINTLIPELQRQEKEDSEEYRGDGHYTLDEKSKQVYLTETGQEFVEELMLKNGLMEEGDTLYSPTNISLLHHVNAALRAHVLFEKNVDYIVNEDGEVVIVDEHTGRTMPGRRWSEGLHQAVEAKEGVKIQNENQTLASITFQNFFRLYEKLSGMTGTADTEAFEFQSIYGLETVVVPTNKPMIRNDMPDVVYRTEEDKFNAIIEDIKERVANGQPSLVGTVSIEKSELLSNALKKAKIKHNVLNAKFHEKEAEIVASAGMPSAVTIATNMAGRGTDIVLGGSWQAKVEQLSNPTDAQIQEIKSAWKVVHDEVLASGGLHIIGTERHESRRIDNQLRGRSGRQGDAGSSRFYLSMEDSLLRIFTSDRMAGLIQSGMDEGEAIESRMLSRSIEKAQRKVEGRNFDIRKQLLEYDDVANDQRKVVYELRDELMSADDISEMLEQNRNDVLTAIIDEYIPPQSLEDMWDVSGLEERLKNDFDLDASIQAWLDEDDKLYEEALRDKLLAYAIEVYKSKEEVVGASVLRNFEKSVMLQTLDTLWKEHLAAMDHLRQGIHLRGYAQKNPKQEYKRESFELFEGMLESLKFDVITILSKVRVQQQEEVERMEAQRRAQAEEAVRRAQAQHASAENQLADESSEHEEGHQPVVRDERKVGRNEPCPCGSGKKYKQCHGKIA; from the coding sequence ATGATAACTAATCTAATGACGAAGGTTTTTGGCAGTCGCAATGACCGAACCTTGCGTCGTCTAAAAAAGATCGTAAAAGAAATAAATAATTATGAGCCGACTTTTGAAGCTCTTACCGATGAAGAATTGAAAGCAAAGACGGTTGAATTTCGTCAACGCCTAGAAAAAGGTGAGTCACTAGACAACTTACTTCCTGAAGCATTTGCAACGGTTCGTGAAGCATCGAAGCGTGTTTATGGCATGCGTCACTTCGACGTACAGCTTCTTGGTGGCATGGTCCTAAATGAAGGAAAAATCGCCGAGATGCGTACAGGTGAAGGTAAAACACTCACCGCGACTCTACCTGCTTATCTCAACGCCTTACCTGGTAAGGGCGTTCATGTCGTAACAGTGAATGATTATCTGGCTCGACGTGATGCAGAAACGAACCGTCCACTGTTTGAATTCCTAGGCATGACGGTTGGTATTAATGTTCCGAATATGCCTCCTCAAGAGAAAAAAGAGTCTTATTTGGCGGACATTTTGTACGGAACCAATAATGAGTTCGGCTTTGACTATTTGCGCGATAATATGGCCTTCCGTGATGAAGACCGAGTGCAACGAGCAAGATTCTTTGCAGTTGTCGATGAAGTTGATTCGATTTTAATTGATGAAGCGCGTACGCCTCTTATCATTTCTGGCCCTGCGGAAGATAGCTCTGAGCTTTACGCCAAGATTAATACTTTGATTCCTGAACTTCAGCGCCAAGAAAAAGAAGATTCGGAAGAGTACCGTGGTGATGGGCATTACACCCTAGATGAAAAGTCAAAGCAGGTATATCTGACTGAAACTGGGCAAGAGTTCGTTGAGGAGCTAATGCTGAAAAATGGGCTGATGGAAGAAGGGGATACACTCTATTCACCGACGAACATCAGTTTATTGCATCATGTGAATGCCGCACTTCGTGCTCACGTGTTGTTTGAAAAAAATGTCGATTACATCGTGAATGAAGACGGCGAGGTCGTTATTGTTGATGAGCATACTGGCCGGACTATGCCAGGACGTCGTTGGTCTGAAGGTTTACACCAAGCTGTTGAAGCAAAAGAAGGTGTGAAAATTCAAAATGAAAACCAAACATTAGCCTCAATTACATTCCAGAATTTTTTCCGTTTGTATGAAAAGCTGTCTGGAATGACAGGAACGGCAGACACTGAAGCATTTGAATTTCAGTCTATCTATGGTTTAGAGACAGTGGTTGTTCCAACCAATAAACCAATGATTCGTAATGATATGCCTGATGTTGTTTACCGTACTGAAGAAGATAAATTCAATGCAATCATTGAAGATATTAAAGAAAGAGTGGCTAACGGCCAGCCTTCACTGGTTGGTACTGTCTCGATTGAAAAATCAGAATTACTTTCTAATGCGCTTAAAAAAGCCAAAATTAAACATAATGTCCTGAACGCGAAGTTTCATGAAAAAGAAGCTGAAATTGTCGCAAGTGCTGGTATGCCAAGTGCGGTAACTATTGCAACCAACATGGCAGGTCGTGGTACGGACATTGTGCTTGGTGGAAGTTGGCAGGCTAAAGTTGAGCAACTGTCTAACCCGACTGACGCACAAATCCAAGAAATCAAGAGTGCATGGAAAGTGGTGCATGATGAAGTTCTAGCTTCGGGTGGCCTACATATTATAGGTACTGAACGTCATGAGTCTCGTCGTATCGATAATCAACTTCGTGGACGTTCTGGTCGTCAAGGTGATGCGGGTTCATCTCGTTTTTATCTATCGATGGAAGATTCGTTACTACGCATCTTTACCTCCGATCGTATGGCTGGCCTAATTCAAAGTGGTATGGACGAAGGTGAAGCGATTGAAAGTCGCATGCTTTCTCGTTCTATAGAAAAAGCACAGCGTAAGGTAGAAGGTCGCAACTTTGATATTCGTAAACAATTGCTTGAGTACGATGATGTTGCCAATGATCAGCGAAAAGTGGTTTACGAACTTCGTGATGAGTTAATGAGCGCAGATGATATCAGCGAAATGCTCGAACAAAACCGCAACGACGTCTTAACCGCTATTATTGATGAGTATATCCCACCTCAGTCTTTAGAAGATATGTGGGATGTATCTGGCCTTGAAGAACGCTTAAAAAATGATTTTGATCTAGACGCTTCGATTCAAGCATGGCTTGATGAAGACGACAAACTGTACGAAGAAGCCTTGCGTGACAAACTGCTGGCTTACGCTATTGAAGTGTACAAGTCGAAAGAAGAAGTGGTCGGTGCAAGCGTACTGCGCAACTTCGAAAAATCAGTCATGCTACAAACTCTCGACACGCTTTGGAAAGAACACCTAGCGGCAATGGATCACCTTAGACAAGGTATTCACCTTCGCGGTTACGCTCAAAAGAACCCGAAACAAGAGTATAAGCGCGAATCGTTCGAGCTATTTGAAGGTATGCTCGAGTCACTAAAATTTGACGTGATTACTATTTTGTCAAAAGTTCGAGTTCAGCAGCAAGAAGAAGTTGAAAGAATGGAAGCTCAACGTCGTGCACAGGCGGAAGAAGCGGTACGCAGAGCCCAAGCTCAACACGCCAGTGCAGAAAATCAGCTAGCGGATGAAAGCTCAGAACACGAAGAAGGTCACCAACCTGTTGTTCGTGACGAGAGAAAGGTAGGGCGTAACGAACCTTGCCCGTGTGGTAGCGGTAAGAAATATAAGCAGTGCCACGGCAAAATAGCTTAA
- the ftsZ gene encoding cell division protein FtsZ produces the protein MFEPMMEMSDDAVIKVVGVGGGGGNAVEHMVRESIEGVEFISVNTDAQALRKTSVNSVIQIGGDITKGLGAGANPQVGRDAALEDRERIKEVLSGADMVFIAAGMGGGTGTGAAPVIAEVAKELGVLTVAVVTKPFSFEGKKRLAFAEQGIEELSKHVDSLITIPNEKLLKVLGRGVTLLEAFGSANDVLKNAVQGIAELITRPGMINVDFADVRTVMSEMGHAMMGSGVSKGEDRAEEAAETAISSPLLEDIDLAGARGVLVNITAGLDMRLDEFETVGNTVKAFASDNATVVIGTSLDPDMTDEIRVTVVATGIGTEKKPDITLVAGGKTKVAPVAQQQTPVQTIAKTEEKAAQPLQEKPQVAAQTATTQTTSNSGQAATAPKPDKENAYLDIPAFLRRQAD, from the coding sequence ATGTTTGAACCGATGATGGAAATGTCTGACGATGCAGTAATCAAAGTCGTTGGAGTTGGTGGCGGTGGTGGTAATGCCGTTGAACACATGGTGCGTGAGTCTATTGAAGGCGTAGAATTCATCAGTGTCAACACGGATGCACAAGCACTTCGTAAAACGAGTGTTAACAGCGTTATTCAGATTGGTGGTGATATCACTAAAGGTCTTGGTGCAGGCGCTAACCCTCAGGTTGGCCGAGATGCAGCATTAGAAGATCGAGAAAGAATTAAAGAAGTTCTGAGCGGTGCCGATATGGTATTTATAGCCGCTGGAATGGGCGGTGGTACTGGAACAGGTGCTGCGCCAGTTATCGCTGAAGTGGCAAAAGAGTTGGGTGTATTGACCGTTGCGGTTGTCACAAAACCATTTAGCTTTGAAGGTAAAAAGCGCTTAGCCTTTGCCGAGCAAGGTATTGAAGAGCTCTCTAAGCATGTTGACTCATTAATTACGATCCCTAATGAGAAGTTGCTAAAAGTTCTTGGGCGCGGCGTGACATTACTAGAAGCGTTTGGCAGTGCCAATGATGTATTGAAAAATGCGGTTCAAGGTATTGCTGAGTTGATTACTCGCCCAGGTATGATTAACGTCGATTTTGCCGATGTGCGAACCGTGATGTCAGAAATGGGTCACGCAATGATGGGCAGTGGTGTTTCAAAAGGTGAAGATCGTGCTGAAGAAGCAGCTGAAACCGCCATTTCAAGCCCATTATTGGAAGACATTGATTTAGCGGGTGCGCGTGGTGTTCTTGTTAACATTACAGCGGGTCTCGACATGCGCTTAGATGAGTTTGAAACAGTGGGTAACACTGTTAAAGCATTCGCCTCTGATAATGCAACGGTTGTAATTGGTACCTCTCTTGATCCAGACATGACCGATGAAATCCGAGTAACTGTTGTTGCTACTGGTATCGGCACAGAGAAGAAACCAGATATTACATTGGTTGCTGGCGGAAAAACAAAAGTTGCACCGGTTGCACAACAGCAAACACCGGTACAGACAATAGCGAAAACTGAGGAAAAGGCGGCACAGCCTTTGCAAGAAAAACCTCAAGTTGCCGCTCAAACAGCAACGACGCAGACAACGTCAAACTCAGGACAAGCCGCAACAGCGCCGAAGCCTGATAAAGAAAATGCGTATCTAGATATTCCAGCATTTTTACGTCGTCAAGCTGATTAA
- a CDS encoding DciA family protein — translation MRDHRPTLTQELLSESKLNQIQQHAKEILTINSELQKFLPANVVKHCRAANVRGSHLLIEVASASIKMKLDYDRLTILNHLRAVGFARLISLEVKINPSLYRKSDLANEKDISIKRPPISKSAAQALMVVAEMAPQKIRDRLERIAQLADKEK, via the coding sequence ATGAGAGATCACCGCCCAACCTTAACTCAAGAGCTACTGTCTGAATCAAAGCTCAACCAGATCCAGCAACACGCTAAAGAAATTTTGACTATTAATAGCGAACTTCAAAAATTTCTACCTGCCAATGTGGTTAAACATTGCCGTGCAGCTAATGTTCGAGGAAGCCATTTGCTCATTGAAGTCGCAAGCGCTTCGATCAAAATGAAGCTTGATTATGACCGCCTAACCATTTTGAATCACTTACGCGCCGTAGGCTTTGCTCGTTTAATTTCGTTGGAAGTAAAAATCAATCCCAGCCTCTATAGGAAGAGCGATTTGGCTAATGAAAAAGACATCAGTATAAAACGCCCGCCTATTTCCAAAAGTGCAGCACAGGCATTAATGGTCGTTGCTGAAATGGCACCACAGAAAATACGAGATCGTTTGGAGCGTATCGCTCAACTGGCGGATAAAGAGAAGTAG
- the ftsA gene encoding cell division protein FtsA yields MTKVVDDNLIVGLDIGTATISALVGEVLPDGQINIIGAGTSPSRGMDKGGVNDLESVVKSVQRAIDQAELMAECQIKNVFLSLSGRHIASRIEKGMGTISEEEVTQEDMDRAIHTAKSIKIGDELRILHVIPQEFTIDYQEGIKNPLGLSGVRMEVSVHLISSHNDMAKNLVKAVERCGLVVEQLVYSGLASSNAVITEDERELGVCVVDIGAGTMDVSIWTGGALRHTEVFSYAGNAVTSDIAFAFGTPVSDAEEIKVKYGCALSELVSKDDTVNVPSVGGRPSRSLQRQTLSEVIEPRYTELMGLVNQTIDTVQSKLREDGIKHHLAAGVVLTGGAAQIEGLVECAERVFRNQVRVGKPLEVSGLTDYVKEPYHSTAVGLLHYAKDSQISDDIEYSEPKRQSMSSLMGRLRNWIQKEF; encoded by the coding sequence ATGACTAAGGTTGTTGATGACAATTTAATTGTTGGTCTAGATATAGGTACAGCGACCATATCGGCATTAGTTGGTGAGGTGCTGCCAGACGGTCAGATTAATATCATAGGGGCAGGCACAAGCCCCTCTCGTGGTATGGATAAAGGTGGCGTTAACGATTTAGAGTCTGTGGTTAAGTCAGTACAACGAGCAATCGATCAAGCTGAACTTATGGCAGAGTGCCAAATTAAGAATGTGTTTTTATCGTTATCTGGACGTCACATTGCTAGCCGTATCGAAAAGGGCATGGGAACAATATCTGAAGAGGAAGTGACTCAAGAAGATATGGACCGGGCTATTCATACGGCAAAATCGATTAAAATAGGTGATGAGCTTAGGATTCTTCACGTAATACCGCAAGAGTTTACCATTGATTACCAAGAGGGAATCAAAAATCCACTTGGGCTTTCCGGTGTACGAATGGAAGTGAGTGTCCATTTGATCTCTAGCCACAATGATATGGCTAAAAACCTTGTTAAAGCGGTCGAGCGTTGTGGGCTAGTTGTGGAGCAGCTTGTTTATTCAGGCTTAGCGTCGAGTAATGCTGTTATCACTGAAGACGAACGTGAACTCGGTGTTTGTGTCGTGGATATCGGCGCTGGTACTATGGATGTCTCTATTTGGACTGGTGGCGCGTTACGTCATACAGAAGTGTTCTCATACGCAGGTAATGCCGTCACCAGTGATATTGCTTTTGCTTTTGGGACACCAGTGAGTGACGCAGAAGAAATAAAAGTAAAATACGGCTGCGCACTGAGTGAGCTAGTCAGTAAAGATGATACAGTTAATGTTCCAAGTGTTGGTGGGCGTCCATCTCGAAGCTTACAAAGGCAAACATTGTCTGAAGTAATAGAGCCGCGCTATACCGAACTCATGGGCCTAGTGAATCAAACTATTGATACTGTTCAATCAAAGCTGCGAGAAGATGGCATCAAGCATCACCTTGCCGCTGGTGTTGTCCTCACCGGAGGTGCAGCACAGATTGAAGGATTGGTAGAATGTGCGGAACGAGTATTCCGCAATCAAGTTCGTGTTGGTAAGCCACTGGAAGTGAGTGGCTTAACAGATTATGTAAAAGAGCCGTATCATTCTACGGCTGTTGGTTTACTTCATTACGCGAAAGACAGTCAAATAAGCGATGACATTGAATACAGCGAACCTAAACGCCAATCAATGTCGAGTTTAATGGGTCGTTTACGTAATTGGATACAAAAAGAGTTTTAA
- the dapB gene encoding 4-hydroxy-tetrahydrodipicolinate reductase, with amino-acid sequence MVRVAIAGAAGRMGRNLVKATYNNQDAKVASGSERPESSLVGIDIGELCGKGKFDISIVDSLEKSVDEYDVIVDFTAPVNTLANIELCKKYGKKIIIGTTGFSEEEKKQIDEAAKEIAIVMAPNYSVGVNLVFKLLEKAAKVMGDYCDVEIVEAHHRHKVDAPSGTAIGMGEAIAGAMGNELSDVAVYAREGITGERTKDEIGFATIRAGDIIGEHTAMFADIGERVEITHKATDRMTFANGAIKAAVWLNSKPAGFYTMVDVLGLNEL; translated from the coding sequence ATGGTAAGAGTAGCAATCGCCGGTGCCGCTGGCCGCATGGGAAGAAACCTAGTCAAAGCAACGTATAATAATCAAGATGCAAAGGTTGCCTCTGGATCTGAACGTCCAGAATCTTCGCTTGTCGGTATCGATATTGGTGAACTCTGCGGTAAAGGGAAATTTGATATTTCCATTGTAGACAGTCTTGAAAAATCGGTTGATGAGTATGATGTGATTGTCGATTTTACCGCTCCAGTAAATACTCTAGCTAACATTGAGCTATGTAAAAAATACGGTAAAAAAATCATCATCGGCACGACGGGTTTCTCTGAAGAAGAAAAGAAACAGATTGATGAGGCAGCAAAAGAGATTGCTATTGTCATGGCGCCTAACTATAGCGTTGGGGTTAACCTTGTTTTTAAATTGTTAGAAAAAGCCGCTAAAGTTATGGGTGACTATTGCGATGTAGAAATTGTTGAAGCGCATCATCGCCATAAGGTGGATGCTCCTTCTGGTACTGCTATCGGAATGGGTGAAGCCATTGCTGGAGCGATGGGCAATGAACTCAGTGACGTCGCCGTTTATGCTCGCGAAGGTATTACGGGCGAGAGAACGAAAGATGAAATCGGCTTTGCGACCATTCGAGCGGGTGACATTATTGGTGAGCATACCGCTATGTTTGCAGATATCGGTGAGCGTGTAGAGATTACCCATAAAGCGACTGATCGCATGACGTTTGCAAATGGTGCAATTAAAGCCGCAGTTTGGTTAAACAGTAAACCAGCGGGTTTTTATACCATGGTGGATGTGCTGGGTTTAAACGAACTGTAA
- a CDS encoding cell division protein FtsQ/DivIB, protein MIKTHLSEGRGVTYLPLAQRHAAGSLFLLVVVLLISALLYSTLSWMWDDQRLPLSKIVVQGELEYVTPRDVQHSFARLEHIGTFMSQDIESLQETVQSIPWVSQVSIRKQWPDTIKVFLTEHQAEAIWNGSTLLNTKGRVFNGDIGQLVGDRVKLYGPADSNEYVLTTWRDIAPLFQALGLNIQSLVLNDRRAWQIILDNGMRLELGKESMNERIARFISLYKNLGNDAERVSYIDLRYDTGAAVGWFPEPDLAQESTDD, encoded by the coding sequence TTGATTAAGACTCATTTAAGTGAAGGCCGTGGTGTTACGTATCTGCCACTAGCTCAAAGGCACGCTGCTGGTAGTCTGTTTTTGTTGGTTGTTGTATTGCTCATTAGTGCATTGCTTTATTCAACATTGTCTTGGATGTGGGATGATCAAAGGCTTCCACTGTCAAAGATAGTGGTACAAGGGGAATTAGAGTACGTGACCCCTCGCGATGTACAACACTCTTTTGCTAGACTTGAACATATCGGTACGTTTATGTCTCAAGATATCGAGTCTTTGCAAGAGACAGTGCAGTCTATCCCTTGGGTTTCTCAGGTCTCCATTCGTAAGCAGTGGCCTGATACGATAAAGGTTTTTTTGACCGAACATCAGGCTGAAGCGATATGGAATGGAAGCACCTTACTCAATACTAAAGGCCGAGTATTCAATGGCGACATTGGCCAGTTAGTCGGAGACCGGGTCAAACTTTATGGTCCGGCTGACAGTAATGAATATGTTTTAACAACTTGGCGCGACATTGCACCACTGTTTCAAGCGCTAGGTCTAAATATTCAATCATTAGTTTTGAATGACCGAAGAGCTTGGCAAATAATTCTAGATAACGGTATGCGTTTAGAATTAGGTAAAGAATCAATGAACGAGCGTATTGCTCGTTTTATTTCTCTGTATAAGAATTTAGGAAATGACGCTGAGCGAGTCAGCTACATCGACCTTAGATATGATACCGGAGCTGCCGTTGGTTGGTTCCCTGAACCGGATTTAGCACAAGAGAGTACGGATGACTAA
- the mutT gene encoding 8-oxo-dGTP diphosphatase MutT yields the protein MKRIHIVAAIIFNSDKSKIYITQRPEHLHKGGFWEFPGGKVEQDESIDQAMIRELHEEIGISVTELAPFHYVEYDYPEKSLKFDFITITDFNGEPYGKEGQLGKWVGISELNAYRFPEANLPTLEKVIKEFA from the coding sequence ATGAAAAGAATTCATATTGTTGCGGCTATCATCTTTAACAGTGATAAGTCAAAAATATACATTACCCAACGACCTGAACATCTGCATAAAGGCGGGTTTTGGGAGTTTCCTGGAGGGAAGGTTGAACAAGATGAGTCAATCGATCAGGCGATGATACGAGAGTTACATGAAGAGATAGGTATTTCAGTAACTGAGCTGGCACCGTTTCATTATGTTGAATACGATTACCCTGAAAAATCGCTCAAGTTCGACTTTATTACGATCACTGACTTTAATGGTGAGCCTTATGGAAAAGAAGGCCAGTTAGGAAAGTGGGTGGGGATCTCAGAACTGAACGCCTATCGCTTTCCAGAAGCAAACTTACCCACACTAGAAAAGGTCATAAAAGAGTTTGCCTAA
- the lpxC gene encoding UDP-3-O-acyl-N-acetylglucosamine deacetylase, with protein sequence MIRQRTLKEIVKTTGVGLHSGRKVTLTLRPAAANTGIVYRRTDVNPPVDFPADPESVRDTMLCTALVNEDGVRISTVEHLNAALAGMGIDNVIVEVDAPEIPIMDGSASPFVFLLQQAGIETLNSPKRFIRIKKPVRFEDGDKWAEFVPFNGFRMDFEIEFDHPAIEIDEQRLQFDFSSQGFIKDISRARTFGFMRDIEYLQSQNLCLGGSFDCAIVLDEYRILNEEGLRFANEFVTHKVLDAIGDLYMCGHAIIGEFRAYKSGHGLNNQLLRAVLADQEAWEWATFEEAAGSPVAFADPSFVIA encoded by the coding sequence ATGATTAGACAACGTACATTGAAAGAGATAGTGAAAACAACTGGTGTGGGACTCCACTCTGGTCGTAAAGTCACACTTACTCTTCGCCCTGCTGCTGCAAACACCGGTATTGTTTATCGTCGTACCGATGTCAATCCTCCTGTCGATTTTCCTGCTGATCCTGAGTCAGTAAGAGATACCATGCTTTGTACTGCTTTAGTTAATGAAGACGGTGTCAGAATATCGACGGTAGAGCACCTTAATGCGGCGCTTGCAGGTATGGGGATTGATAACGTAATCGTTGAAGTTGATGCACCTGAAATTCCGATTATGGATGGCAGTGCGAGCCCGTTTGTATTCTTATTGCAGCAAGCCGGTATTGAAACTCTAAACTCACCAAAACGCTTTATTCGTATTAAAAAACCAGTACGTTTTGAAGATGGAGATAAGTGGGCCGAGTTTGTACCGTTTAACGGCTTCCGTATGGATTTCGAGATTGAATTCGATCACCCTGCAATAGAGATCGACGAACAACGACTGCAGTTTGATTTCTCTTCTCAAGGGTTTATCAAAGATATCTCTCGCGCTCGTACATTCGGTTTTATGCGAGATATTGAATATCTTCAATCGCAGAATTTGTGTTTAGGTGGTAGTTTTGATTGCGCTATCGTACTAGATGAATACCGTATTCTTAATGAAGAAGGTCTTCGTTTTGCTAACGAGTTTGTGACCCATAAAGTTCTCGACGCAATTGGTGATTTATACATGTGTGGACACGCTATTATTGGTGAGTTCCGAGCTTATAAATCAGGCCATGGTTTGAATAACCAACTTTTAAGAGCGGTTCTTGCTGATCAAGAAGCCTGGGAATGGGCAACGTTTGAAGAAGCGGCTGGCTCTCCAGTAGCTTTTGCGGACCCTAGTTTCGTTATTGCTTAG
- the carA gene encoding glutamine-hydrolyzing carbamoyl-phosphate synthase small subunit, producing MIKSALLVLEDGTVFHGESIGADGSAVGEVVFNTSMTGYQEILTDPSYSQQIVTLTYPHIGNTGTNSEDEESSAIHAQGLVIRDLPLLASNFRNERSLSDYLKSQNIVGIAEIDTRKLTRILREKGAQNGCIVAGSNIDEALALAKAKEFPGLKGMDLAKEVTTKEAYQWKQGSWTLTGGLPEAKDDSELPYHVVAYDFGAKRNILRMLVDRGCRLTVVPAQTSAEEVLALNPDGVFLSNGPGDPAPCDYAIEATKVFLEKELPIFGICLGHQILALASGAQTVKMKFGHHGANHPVKDLDRDVVMITSQNHGFAADEETLPSTLRATHKSLFDGSLQGIHRTDKPAFSFQGHPEASPGPEDAAPLFDHFIELIKQHKA from the coding sequence TTGATTAAGTCAGCACTGCTAGTCCTAGAAGATGGGACAGTATTCCACGGTGAATCAATCGGCGCAGATGGTTCCGCTGTTGGTGAAGTCGTTTTTAACACCTCGATGACGGGGTACCAAGAAATCCTCACTGATCCTTCCTATTCTCAACAAATTGTCACTCTAACTTATCCTCATATTGGTAATACCGGAACCAATTCCGAAGACGAAGAATCCTCAGCGATTCATGCTCAAGGCCTCGTCATTCGCGACCTCCCTCTTTTAGCTTCTAATTTCCGCAACGAACGTTCTCTCTCTGATTACCTTAAATCACAAAATATTGTTGGCATTGCTGAGATTGATACTCGCAAACTAACGCGTATTTTGCGTGAAAAAGGCGCTCAGAACGGATGTATTGTTGCTGGTAGCAATATTGATGAAGCGTTAGCACTGGCTAAAGCAAAAGAGTTTCCTGGTCTTAAGGGTATGGATCTTGCGAAAGAGGTTACAACAAAAGAAGCGTATCAATGGAAACAAGGTTCGTGGACGCTTACGGGTGGTCTTCCTGAAGCGAAAGACGACAGCGAGTTGCCATACCACGTTGTTGCCTACGACTTTGGAGCAAAACGAAACATCCTGCGCATGCTTGTCGACCGAGGTTGCCGCTTAACGGTTGTCCCTGCTCAAACCTCTGCTGAAGAAGTACTGGCGTTGAACCCTGATGGCGTATTCCTCTCAAATGGCCCAGGTGACCCTGCGCCATGTGATTACGCAATTGAAGCGACAAAAGTATTCCTAGAAAAAGAATTGCCAATTTTTGGTATCTGTTTAGGTCACCAAATCCTTGCACTAGCGTCAGGCGCACAGACTGTCAAAATGAAGTTTGGTCACCACGGTGCGAACCACCCAGTTAAAGATTTAGATCGTGATGTTGTGATGATTACTTCACAAAATCACGGCTTTGCTGCTGATGAAGAGACTCTACCAAGCACACTGCGTGCAACACATAAGTCTCTATTTGATGGTTCACTACAAGGTATCCATCGTACAGATAAGCCAGCATTTAGCTTCCAGGGTCACCCTGAAGCAAGCCCAGGTCCAGAAGACGCAGCGCCGTTATTCGACCACTTTATCGAACTAATTAAACAGCACAAAGCTTAA